The Candidatus Hydrogenisulfobacillus filiaventi sequence GGGGTAGCGGTGGCCGGTGGCTCGGCGGTCTGGGCCTACCGCATCCTCACCGGACGCCGCGATTAGGCGGCCCCGGATGCGCGACAGGAGGGAACGGCCATGGAGGAAGGGGCAGTCCGCGAGGAAAGCCGGCTGAACTGGGTGGAGCACTGGCGCCGCGCGCTGAACACCCTGCAGCCGGAAGGTTCGCTCCTCGAGCAGGGGCAGCGCATGACCGCCGAGACCGTAGAATCCTGGCAGGTAGAGGTCCATCGTACCTTGCGCGAGCTGGCCGAACTGGCCGACCGCATCGCCACGGTCTGGATGGCGGAACGCGAGCGCAGCCACTAGGCCGGCGGAGGGCGGTGGCCGCGCTGGCGGGCGATCTTGGCCACGATAAGGGCACGGACCTCGTGCCAGTCCTCGGGGCTGAGCGCCCGGCGGGCCTCCGCCCACACAT is a genomic window containing:
- a CDS encoding protein of unknown function (Evidence 5 : Unknown function), giving the protein MEEGAVREESRLNWVEHWRRALNTLQPEGSLLEQGQRMTAETVESWQVEVHRTLRELAELADRIATVWMAERERSH